A region of Chloroflexaceae bacterium DNA encodes the following proteins:
- a CDS encoding patatin-like phospholipase family protein, with protein MKKALVLSGGGARGAYHVGVIEALVEAGWMEDGRGPDIVAGTSIGAVNAAALASGLPVARLRELWLRMHTEDVHRLSRDLPPVTRPLLRFLLRNVLTSQARGGAGRYALPSAERARSAESLLERLGALFRARPFRGLLDTTPWRRTLAAWMNFPRINSPDAPALLITATELQSGALEVFCNRPLQGRPAQTIGIDHLLASCSIPIVYPWTEIGQRKYWDGAVIANTPLDPVIDLAGEDDLDILVVMMTPWNPSPENASVAAPRDLVQAATLALDWTLLASYRMAFETLEQRNRLAEALARLRAAGLELPPGPVPRPIALPTVIAPSTLMPLDWIIDYESVNHYRLFAQGRADALRALNSRRA; from the coding sequence ATGAAAAAAGCCCTGGTTCTCTCCGGCGGCGGCGCCCGCGGCGCCTATCACGTCGGCGTTATCGAGGCGCTGGTCGAAGCCGGCTGGATGGAGGATGGCCGCGGCCCCGACATTGTCGCCGGCACCTCGATTGGCGCGGTCAACGCTGCGGCGCTGGCCTCCGGGTTGCCCGTGGCCCGTCTGCGCGAGTTATGGCTGCGGATGCATACTGAAGATGTGCATCGTCTCTCCCGTGACCTGCCGCCGGTGACCCGCCCGCTGCTGCGTTTTCTCCTGCGTAATGTGTTGACCTCGCAGGCCCGCGGCGGCGCCGGGCGCTATGCCCTGCCCTCCGCGGAACGCGCCCGGAGCGCCGAAAGTCTTCTGGAGCGCCTTGGCGCACTGTTTCGCGCCCGGCCCTTCCGCGGGCTGCTCGATACCACTCCCTGGCGCCGCACGCTCGCCGCCTGGATGAATTTTCCGCGCATTAACAGCCCCGACGCGCCGGCCCTGCTAATTACCGCCACCGAGTTGCAAAGCGGCGCCCTCGAGGTTTTCTGTAACCGCCCGCTCCAGGGCCGCCCGGCCCAGACCATCGGCATCGATCATCTGCTGGCCTCGTGCAGCATTCCGATTGTTTATCCCTGGACCGAGATCGGCCAGCGCAAGTACTGGGATGGAGCAGTGATCGCCAATACGCCCCTCGACCCGGTGATTGACCTGGCCGGCGAGGACGACCTGGATATCCTGGTGGTAATGATGACGCCCTGGAATCCTTCCCCTGAGAACGCCTCGGTTGCCGCGCCGCGCGATCTGGTGCAGGCCGCCACTCTGGCCCTCGACTGGACGCTCCTGGCTTCGTATCGCATGGCCTTTGAGACTCTCGAACAACGCAACCGTCTCGCCGAGGCCCTGGCGCGCCTGCGCGCCGCCGGTCTGGAGTTGCCTCCCGGTCCTGTTCCACGGCCCATTGCCCTGCCCACAGTGATTGCCCCCTCGACGCTGATGCCTCTCGACTGGATTATTGACTATGAGAGCGTCAACCACTATCGCCTCTTCGCCCAGGGGCGCGCCGACGCCCTGCGCGCGTTGAACAGCCGGCGGGCCTGA
- a CDS encoding GH1 family beta-glucosidase: MTHLTFPPGFVWGAATAAYQIEGAWNEDGRGESIWDRFAHTPGKIADGSTGDVACDHYHRSQEDVEHMAALGLKSYRFSIAWPRILPTGAPPINERGLAFYRRLIDALNTRGIIPNVTLYHWDLPQALEDRGGWANRDTALRFAEYAALLFRRLGADVPLWVTHNEPFIQTFYGYGTGEYAPGRRDPRVILTVAHHLLLSHGLAVQAFRAEFPPGAAGAAAGPQIGIVLILWPHHPASPRPWDVRASRFAEGAMNRLFLEPLFRGHYPEDVLRHFAWRGIRPAIRPGDLEVIHVPIDFLGVNTYSRLVTQFYPLDLIGGARQITPAGPVTAMGWEIYPACIIETLRQARTYTSVPLYITENGAAFDDAIAPDGGVYDEARVAYLREHIAMAHRAIQEGIDLRGYYVWTLLDNFEWSHGFSKRFGLLYTDYATGRRIWKRSAHWYREVIARNGVEV; encoded by the coding sequence ATGACTCACCTCACCTTCCCGCCCGGCTTTGTATGGGGCGCAGCGACGGCGGCCTACCAGATCGAGGGCGCCTGGAACGAAGATGGCCGGGGCGAGAGCATCTGGGACCGCTTTGCTCATACGCCGGGAAAGATCGCCGATGGCAGCACCGGCGACGTGGCCTGCGATCACTACCATCGCTCGCAGGAAGACGTCGAACACATGGCCGCACTGGGGTTGAAGAGCTACCGCTTCAGCATCGCCTGGCCGCGGATATTGCCGACCGGCGCTCCGCCGATCAACGAGCGGGGGCTGGCTTTTTACCGGCGCCTGATTGACGCCCTCAACACACGTGGCATCATACCAAATGTCACACTCTATCACTGGGACCTGCCGCAGGCCCTGGAGGACAGGGGCGGCTGGGCCAACCGCGACACGGCCCTGCGCTTCGCCGAGTACGCCGCGCTGCTGTTCCGCCGCCTGGGCGCCGACGTGCCACTGTGGGTCACCCACAACGAGCCGTTCATCCAGACCTTTTACGGTTATGGCACGGGCGAATACGCCCCGGGCCGGCGCGATCCCCGGGTCATACTCACCGTCGCCCACCACCTGCTGCTCTCGCACGGGCTGGCGGTACAGGCCTTTCGGGCCGAGTTTCCGCCAGGGGCCGCCGGAGCGGCCGCTGGCCCTCAGATCGGCATCGTGCTGATCCTCTGGCCACACCACCCGGCCTCGCCGCGACCGTGGGACGTGCGGGCCAGCCGCTTCGCCGAGGGGGCGATGAACCGCCTGTTTCTAGAGCCGCTCTTTCGCGGGCATTACCCCGAGGATGTCCTGCGCCACTTTGCCTGGCGCGGCATCCGCCCCGCCATACGGCCCGGCGACCTCGAGGTCATTCATGTTCCGATTGATTTTCTCGGCGTCAACACCTATTCGCGGCTGGTCACTCAGTTCTACCCTCTCGACCTCATCGGGGGCGCGCGGCAGATAACGCCCGCAGGGCCGGTCACGGCAATGGGATGGGAGATCTATCCGGCGTGCATCATCGAGACGCTCCGGCAGGCGCGGACCTACACCTCCGTGCCGCTCTACATCACCGAAAACGGCGCGGCCTTCGACGACGCCATCGCTCCCGACGGCGGCGTCTACGATGAGGCGCGGGTCGCCTATCTGCGCGAACACATCGCCATGGCGCACCGGGCCATCCAGGAGGGGATCGACCTGCGCGGCTACTACGTCTGGACGTTGCTGGACAACTTCGAGTGGTCGCACGGCTTCAGCAAGCGTTTCGGGCTGCTCTACACCGATTATGCCACGGGGCGGCGCATCTGGAAGCGTTCGGCGCACTGGTACCGGGAGGTGATTGCCCGCAATGGGGTCGAGGTGTGA